A region of Streptomyces sp. TG1A-60 DNA encodes the following proteins:
- a CDS encoding MIP/aquaporin family protein, which translates to MSSSDIFIGETIGTAILILLGGGVVAAVTLKASKARNAGWLAITFGWGFAVLTAVYTSAPLSGAHLNPAVTLALALKDDGIAWSQVPVYWGGQLFGAMIGAALVWVAYYGQFHAHLTDREIVGGPGAETTKAKAVEAREKGAGPVLGVFSTGPEIRNAVQNVATEVIGTVILVLAVLTQGLNDSGKGLGTLGALITALVVVAIGLSLGGPTGYAINPARDLGPRIVHALLPLPNKGGSDWSYAWVPVAGPLIGAAVAAGIYNVAFV; encoded by the coding sequence GTGTCCAGCTCCGACATCTTCATCGGCGAGACCATCGGTACCGCCATACTCATCCTGCTCGGCGGCGGAGTGGTCGCCGCCGTGACGCTCAAGGCCTCCAAGGCGCGTAACGCCGGTTGGCTCGCCATCACCTTCGGGTGGGGTTTCGCCGTTCTGACGGCCGTCTACACCTCCGCGCCGCTCTCCGGCGCCCACCTGAACCCGGCCGTGACCCTCGCGCTCGCGCTGAAGGACGACGGCATCGCGTGGAGCCAGGTCCCGGTCTACTGGGGCGGGCAGCTCTTCGGCGCCATGATCGGTGCCGCTCTGGTCTGGGTCGCCTATTACGGCCAGTTCCACGCCCACCTCACCGACAGGGAGATCGTCGGCGGTCCGGGTGCGGAGACCACCAAGGCCAAGGCCGTCGAGGCCCGGGAGAAGGGCGCGGGCCCCGTGCTCGGCGTCTTCTCCACCGGCCCCGAGATCCGCAACGCGGTGCAGAACGTCGCCACCGAGGTCATCGGCACCGTGATCCTGGTCCTGGCGGTCCTGACACAGGGCCTGAACGACAGCGGCAAGGGCCTCGGCACCCTCGGCGCCCTGATCACCGCGCTCGTCGTGGTGGCCATCGGTCTGTCCCTCGGCGGCCCGACCGGCTACGCGATCAACCCGGCTCGTGACCTCGGTCCGCGTATCGTCCACGCCCTGCTGCCCCTGCCCAACAAGGGCGGCTCCGACTGGAGCTACGCCTGGGTCCCGGTGGCCGGTCCCCTGATCGGCGCCGCTGTCGCCGCGGGTATCTACAACGTCGCATTCGTCTAA
- a CDS encoding IclR family transcriptional regulator, translated as MARNIQSLERAAAMLRLLGGGERRLGLSDIASSLGLAKGTAHGILRTLQQEGFVEQDDASGRYQLGAELLRLGTTYLDVHELRARALVWTDDLARSSGESVHLGVLHQQGVLIVHHVFRPDDSRQVLEIGAMQPLHSTALGKVLAAYDPVAHSEVLESEREAFTERTVYELGDFESVLDITRARGYAADVEETWEGVASIAAPIHDRRRMPVGAVGVTGAVERLCREGELRPELIAAVRDCARAVSRDLGAGRF; from the coding sequence ATGGCACGGAACATCCAGTCGCTCGAACGGGCGGCCGCGATGCTGCGGCTGCTCGGGGGCGGCGAGCGACGGCTCGGCCTGTCGGACATCGCCTCGTCGCTGGGCCTGGCCAAGGGCACCGCCCACGGCATACTGCGCACCCTCCAGCAGGAGGGCTTCGTCGAGCAGGACGACGCCTCCGGGCGCTATCAGCTGGGGGCCGAGCTGCTACGGCTCGGGACCACCTATCTCGACGTCCACGAGCTGCGCGCCCGCGCCCTGGTCTGGACGGACGACCTGGCCCGCTCCAGCGGCGAGAGCGTCCACCTGGGGGTGCTGCACCAACAGGGCGTGCTGATCGTGCACCACGTCTTCCGGCCCGACGACAGCCGGCAGGTCCTGGAGATAGGAGCCATGCAGCCGCTGCACTCCACGGCCCTGGGCAAGGTCCTCGCGGCGTACGACCCCGTGGCGCACAGCGAGGTCCTGGAGAGCGAGCGCGAGGCGTTCACCGAGCGGACCGTCTACGAGCTCGGTGACTTCGAGAGCGTCCTGGACATCACCCGCGCGCGCGGGTACGCGGCCGACGTCGAGGAGACCTGGGAGGGCGTCGCGTCCATCGCCGCCCCCATCCACGACCGGCGGCGCATGCCCGTCGGTGCGGTCGGCGTCACCGGCGCCGTGGAGCGGTTGTGCCGGGAGGGCGAGCTGCGCCCCGAGCTGATCGCGGCCGTACGGGACTGCGCCCGCGCGGTGTCACGGGACCTGGGCGCCGGGCGGTTCTGA